One window of the Zea mays cultivar B73 chromosome 3, Zm-B73-REFERENCE-NAM-5.0, whole genome shotgun sequence genome contains the following:
- the LOC100282210 gene encoding pectinesterase inhibitor domain containing protein precursor, whose translation MAGAWALLIVLAAAVAVLAARPASAGGGAAAVAEICMKTPSPDLCTRTAGKHANKYKVVDAVTVLEMQVDAFKKRVKAARRLAKEEVKTAATPEARRALNLCKTYYLDAADNLGACKRAIGFRDAVTIRATMSMVAQDTQNCDEEFRKAVSKNPMEDHNRSLIEMSEICRTLSNMIPYEHVH comes from the coding sequence ATGGCTGGAGCCTGGGCACTGCTCATCGTCCTCGCGGCTGCCGTCGCGGTCCTGGCCGCGCGGCCGGCGTCTGCAGGCGGGGGAGCCGCGGCGGTGGCGGAGATCTGCATGAAGACTCCGTCCCCCGACCTGTGCACCAGGACGGCGGGGAAGCACGCCAACAAGTACAAGGTGGTGGACGCGGTGACGGTGCTAGAGATGCAGGTGGACGCGTTCAAGAAGCGCGTGAAGGCGGCGCGGAGGCTCGCCAAGGAGGAGGTCAAGACGGCCGCGACGCCCGAGGCGCGGAGGGCGCTGAACCTCTGCAAGACCTACTACCTGGACGCCGCCGACAACCTCGGCGCCTGCAAGCGCGCCATCGGCTTCCGCGACGCCGTCACCATCCGCGCCACGATGAGCATGGTGGCGCAGGACACGCAGAACTGCGACGAGGAGTTCAGGAAGGCCGTCTCCAAGAACCCCATGGAGGACCACAACAGGTCGCTCATCGAGATGTCCGAGATCTGCCGCACGCTCTCCAACATGATCCCTTACGAACATGTCCATTGA